A genomic window from Brassica oleracea var. oleracea cultivar TO1000 chromosome C8, BOL, whole genome shotgun sequence includes:
- the LOC106307648 gene encoding caffeoylshikimate esterase: MSDHDLSPEINFWGDTPEQDYFNLKGITGSKSYFKSPRGLNLFTRSWLPSPSSSPPRGIIFMVHGYGNDISWTFQSTAIFLAQNGFACFALDIEGHGRSDGVRAYVPSVDLVVHDLISFFDSIKKQPKYQTLPRFLFGESMGGAISLLIHFLDPSGFDGAVLVAPMCKISDKVRPKWPIDRILITISSLVPTWAIVPTEDLLEKCIKVEEKKPIAKRNPMRYGGKPRLGTVMELLRVTDYLGKKLKDVSVPFLVLHGSADVVTDPEVSRELYESAKSEDKTLKIYEGMMHSMLFGETDENVEIVRGDIVGWLNDRCGGDRT; this comes from the coding sequence ATGTCTGATCACGATCTCTCTCCAGAGATCAACTTCTGGGGAGACACCCCAGAACAAGACTACTTCAACCTCAAAGGCATCACCGGCTCCAAATCCTACTTCAAATCCCCTCGAGGTCTCAACCTCTTCACCCGCTCGTGGCTCCCCTCTCCCTCCTCGTCTCCTCCACGTGGCATCATCTTCATGGTCCACGGCTACGGCAACGACATCAGCTGGACGTTCCAGTCCACCGCCATCTTCCTCGCCCAAAACGGCTTCGCCTGCTTCGCTCTCGACATCGAAGGCCACGGCAGATCCGACGGCGTCCGCGCCTACGTCCCCTCCGTGGACCTCGTCGTCCACGACCTCATTTCTTTCTTCGATTCGATCAAGAAACAACCAAAGTATCAAACCTTGCCACGGTTCCTCTTCGGAGAATCGATGGGAGGAGCGATCTCTCTCCTGATCCACTTCCTTGATCCGTCGGGGTTCGACGGAGCCGTTTTAGTCGCTCCGATGTGCAAAATCTCCGACAAGGTGAGACCTAAGTGGCCGATCGATCGGATCCTGATCACGATCTCTAGTCTCGTTCCGACATGGGCCATTGTCCCGACGGAGGATCTGTTGGAGAAGTGCATCAAGGTGGAGGAGAAGAAGCCGATCGCGAAGAGGAATCCGATGAGGTACGGTGGGAAGCCGAGGCTGGGGACGGTGATGGAGCTGCTTAGGGTTACGGATTACTTGGGGAAGAAGCTAAAGGATGTGAGCGTTCCTTTCCTTGTGCTGCACGGAAGCGCGGACGTGGTGACGGATCCTGAGGTGAGTAGAGAGTTGTATGAGAGTGCGAAGAGTGAGGACAAGACGTTGAAGATCTATGAAGGGATGATGCATTCGATGTTGTTCGGTGAGACTGATGAGAACGTTGAGATTGTTCGTGGGGATATTGTTGGTTGGTTGAATGATAGATGTGGTGGAGACAGAACATAG
- the LOC106311191 gene encoding uncharacterized protein LOC106311191: protein MSMEAVKKMFRRVKQAVKKTKKKQKQTMFQYDPWSYALNFDDGEEAPQRFSSKITLIYVVSVKF from the coding sequence ATGAGTATGGAGGCTGTGAAGAAGATGTTTCGGAGGGTGAAGCAGGCGGTGAAGAAGACCAAGAAGAAGCAGAAACAGACTATGTTTCAGTATGATCCATGGAGTTACGCTTTGAACTTTGACGATGGAGAAGAAGCTCCTCAGAGATTCTCCAGCAAGATCACTTTGATTTATGTTGTTTCTGTCAAATTTTGA
- the LOC106310541 gene encoding uncharacterized protein LOC106310541, with translation MRDLELLKTSTNHQPWPPIGAPMNLRREEPCKSRFDEDSVNAVSFGFVATAILISMFLLMAIFEKLIRTTTNPDSSSGRILSGIDSRVGFSGSAASKLGYQSPKMTVYANGVSVLMPGDNIPTFIAHPVPVPHPSQHISKSQHQHSSSRDSSNSNSIQEC, from the exons ATGAGAGACCTTGAGCTCTTGAAGACGAGCACGAACCATCAACCATGGCCGCCCATTGGAGCTCCGATGAATCTCCGGCGAGAAGAACCATGTAAATCTCGATTCGACGAGGACTCAGTTAACGCCGTCTCATTTGGTTTCGTAGCTACAGCCATTCTCATCTCAATGTTCCTCCTCATGGCTATCTTCGAGAAACTCATTCGAACAACCACTAACCCAGATTCCTCTTCTGGTCGGATCCTTTCGGGTATAGATTCTCGGGTCGGGTTCAGTGGGTCAGCAGCATCTAAGCTCGGCTACCAATCTCCCAAG ATGACTGTTTACGCGAACGGTGTGTCAGTATTGATGCCAGGAGACAACATCCCTACGTTCATTGCTCATCCAGTGCCCGTGCCTCATCCTTCTCAACACATCTCAAAGTCTCAGCATCAACATAGCTCATCAAGAGATTCCTCCAACTCAAACTCCATTCAAGAATGTTGA
- the LOC106308881 gene encoding uncharacterized protein LOC106308881, with protein MEHGLPSTTKPSLVKKRNNAQDVSKSWWRIKPFLALICTALLIFWYKTTHIQFEDTDLEESDYPIDMAKESEPVDQKLKGLPRGIIEPRTDLELKPLWSSSSLRSKGVEMTNRNLLAIPVGIKQKSNVDAIVKKFLPANFTVVLFHYDGNMDQWLDLEWSSKAIHIVAQDQTKWWFAKRFLHPDVVSIYDYIFIWDEDLGVENFSLERYLEIVKSEGLEISQPALDSNSSGIHHKITVRSSTEIFHRRVYISKGNRKCSNASVDPPCTGFVEGMAPVFSRAAWFCTWNLIQNDLVHGWGMDMKLGYCAQGDRTKNVGIVDSEYIFHQGIQTLGESGHSEKKRHGHNSRTSIRRQSTWELQTFEERWNKVVEQDKNWIKSNNRRLRHKRTQETATPA; from the exons ATGGAACATGGTTTACCGTCTACGACCAAACCATCACTTGTTAAGAAAAGAAACAACGCTCAAGATGTG AGTAAATCCTGGTGGAGAATAAAACCCTTCTTGGCTCTCATATGTACAGCACTTTTGATCTTTTGGTATAAGACCACACATATTCAATTCGAAGATACAGAT CTAGAAGAATCAGATTATCCCATTGACATGGCTAAG GAATCAGAACCAGTCGATCAGAAATTAAAAGGCTTGCCTCGTGGTATCATAGAGCCTAGAACGGACCTCGAACTGAAGCCTCTCTGGTCTAGTAGTAGTTTGAGGTCAAAG GGTGTAGAAATGACTAACCGTAACTTGTTGGCCATACCCGTAGGAATTAAGCAAAAGAGTAACGTTGACGCTATTGTAAAGAAG TTTCTTCCAGCGAATTTCACGGTTGTTCTGTTCCACTACGATGGTAATATGGATCAATGGTTGGATCTGGAGTGGAGTTCAAAGGCCATACATATAGTTGCACAGGACCAGACTAAATG GTGGTTTGCGAAACGATTTCTCCATCCTGATGTTGTATCAATTTATGATTATATATTTATTTGGGATGAGGATCTTGGAGTAGAGAATTTCTCACTAGAGAG GTATTTGGAGATAGTTAAATCAGAGGGACTGGAGATATCTCAACCGGCTTTGGACTCAAACTCTAGTGGAATCCACCACAAAATCACAGTCCGTTCTAGTACAGAGATATTTCATAG GAGAGTTTACATCAGTAAAGGCAATAGAAAGTGTTCTAACGCAAGCGTAGATCCTCCTTGCACAGG ATTTGTTGAAGGAATGGCTCCGGTGTTTTCAAGAGCTGCTTGGTTTTGCACTTGGAATCTTATACAG AATGATTTGGTTCATGGATGGGGAATGGATATGAAACTAGGATATTGTGCACAG GGAGATAGAACGAAGAATGTGGGGATCGTGGATAGTGAGTATATATTTCATCAAGGCATTCAAACTTTAGGTGAAAGTGGACACTCTGAGAAGAAG AGACATGGCCATAATTCGAGAACCTCG ATAAGGAGGCAATCGACATGGGAACTTCAAACATTTGAAGAAAGATGGAACAAAGTGGTGGAACAAGACAAGAACTGGATCAAGAGTAATAACAGAAGATTAAGGCACAAGAGAACTCAAGAGACAGCAACACCAGCATGA
- the LOC106308190 gene encoding endonuclease 1 has translation MASAFRSPTRLIFVFGVMVLCSVSPVHSWSKEGHILTCRIAQKLLEAGPAHVVENLLPDYAKGDLSALCVWPDQIRHWYKYRWTSPLHFIDTPDHACSYEYSRDCHDQHGLKDMCVDGAIQNFTSQLQHYGEGTSDRRYNMTEALLFLSHFMGDIHQPMHVGFTSDEGGNTIDLRWYRHKSNLHHVWDREIILTALKEYYDKDLDLLQEDLEKNITNGLWHDDLSSWTECNDLIACPHKYASESIQLACKYGYEGVKSGETLSEDYFDTRMPIVMKRIVQGGVRLAMILNRVFSDTHADFAAT, from the exons ATGGCATCGGCTTTCAGATCACCCACAAGGTTGATTTTTGTATTTGGTGTAATGGTTTTGTGTTCGGTTTCTCCTGTTCATAGTTGGAGTAAAGAAGGTCATATTCTTACATGCCGAATTGCTCAA AAACTTTTAGAAGCAGGACCGGCACATGTCGTAGAGAATCTACTACCGGATTACGCAAAAGGAGACTTGTCCGCATTATGTGTGTGGCCAGACCAGATCCGACATTGGTACAAGTACCGTTGGACCAGCCCTCTCCATTTCATCGACACTCCCGACCACGCCTGCTCTTACGAATACTCCA GGGATTGTCATGATCAACATGGGTTAAAGGATATGTGTGTGGATGGAGCAATCCAAAATTTCACGTCTCAGCTTCAGCATTACGGTGAAGGAACTTCTGATCGTCGAT ATAACATGACTGAAGCCCTTCTGTTCTTGTCGCATTTCATGGGAGATATTCATCAG CCGATGCATGTCGGATTCACAAGTGATGAAGGAGGAAACACAATAGATTTACGTTGGTACAGACACAAATCAAATTTACATCAT GTATGGGACAGAGAGATCATTCTCACGGCTCTAAAAGAATACTACGACAAGGACTTGGATCTTCTCCAAGAAGATCTTGAGAAGAACATCACCAAT GGATTATGGCATGACGATCTATCTTCGTGGACAGAATGCAATGATCTCATCGCTTGTCCACACAA GTATGCTTCGGAGAGTATACAGTTAGCTTGTAAATATGGTTACGAAGGCGTGAAGTCCGGTGAAACATTATCAG AGGATTATTTTGATACAAGGATGCCAATAGTGATGAAGAGAATTGTTCAGGGAGGAGTTCGACTAGCCATGATACTAAACCGGGTTTTCAGTGATACTCATGCTGATTTTGCTGCCACTTGA
- the LOC106307489 gene encoding transmembrane protein 184C: MVDLSTLSPSEITVMGSVFCVLLSMHFTMQLISQHLFYWKNPKEQRAILIIVLMAPVYAITSFLGLLDAKGSKPFFMFLDAVKDCYEALVIAKFLALMYSYLNISTSGQIIPDEIKGREIHHSFPMTLFVPRTTHLDHRTLEQLNNWTWQFCVIRPVCSFLMISLQLLGIYPPWLSWIFAVVLNVSVYLALYSLVKFFHVFAKELEPHKPLTKFMCIQGIVFFCFWQGVVLEVLVGLGLIKSHHFWLEVEQLGEALQNVLVVLEMIVFSVMQQYAFHVAPYSGETEAKMRMNKRD, from the exons ATGGTTGACTTGTCTACTCTATCTCCTTCGGAGATCACGGTGATGGGATCCGTGTTCTGCGTCTTGCTCTCGATGCACTTCACCATGCAGCTCATATCACAGCACCTCTTCTACTGGAAGAACCCTAAAGAGCAGAGAGCCATTCTCATCATTGTACTCATGGCTCCCGTTTACGCTATCACCTCCTTTTTGGGCTTGCTTGATGCCAAAGGAAGCAAACCCTTCTTCATGTTTCTAGACGCCGTTAAAGATTGCTATGAGGCACTT GTCATTGCTAAGTTCTTGGCGTTGATGTATAGCTACCTCAACATATCCACGAGCGGACAGATCATCCCTGATGAGATTAAAGGGAGGGAGATCCACCACTCGTTTCCAATGACGCTATTCGTTCCTCGGACCACACATCTGGATCACCGCACGCTGGAACAGCTCAATAACTGGACGTGGCAGTTCTGTGTTATCCGCCCTGTGTGTTCCTTCTTGATGATATCACTGCAGCTTCTTGGGATTTATCCACCGTGGCTGAGCTGGATCTTCGCCGTTGTTCTAAACGTCTCGGTATACTTGGCTTTGTATTCTTTGGTGAAATTTTTCCATGTTTTTGCTAAAGAGTTGGAGCCTCATAAGCCGCTTACCAAGTTCATGTGCATCCAAGGGATAGTCTTCTTCTGCTTTTGGCAG GGAGTAGTGCTTGAGGTATTGGTGGGATTGGGGTTGATAAAGTCGCATCATTTCTGGTTGGAGGTGGAGCAGCTTGGGGAAGCTCTGCAGAACGTGCTTGTGGTTCTTGAGATGATCGTCTTCTCCGTTATGCAGCAATACGCTTTCCACGTTGCTCCTTATAGTGGAGAAACCGAAGCTAAGATGAGAATGAACAAGAGGGATTGA
- the LOC106307490 gene encoding LOW QUALITY PROTEIN: ribosomal RNA-processing protein 17 (The sequence of the model RefSeq protein was modified relative to this genomic sequence to represent the inferred CDS: substituted 3 bases at 3 genomic stop codons) — protein MNVDDEGRLAPPTRAKHIGKRALKNKSVTVSFDEKDLRYRXKKIETXRCFFGGFCKRKKKRRKEAQKQQEXSMRRKRIEARKKRKLEEMMIAGHGEENEEGEANEDAKDEETKADASTSGTTMYDTGELKVTVTTSEISREEEDEPVRREKTQSTESDVSTVTASTSQPRPLRKSKPSKQNRRHKSSTKTMKKRDKKKQARGIKSSR, from the exons ATGAATGTAGATGATGAGGGGAGATTGGCTCCGCCGACTAGAGCTAAGCACATCGGGAAGAGAGCTCTAAAGAACAAAAGCGTCACCGTCTCGTTTGATGAGAAAGATCTCAGGTATCGTTAAAAAAAAATCGAAACTTGACGCTGTTTCTTTGGA GGATTTTGCAAGAGGAAGAAGAAGAGGAGAAAGGAAGCTCAGAAGCAGCAGGAGTAGTCTATGAGGCGGAAACGTATCGAGGCTCGTAAGAAA AGGAAGTTGGAAGAGATGATGATCGCTGGTCATGGTGAGGAAAATGAAGAAGGAGAAGCTAATGAGGATGCAAAGGATGAAGAAACAAAGGCAGATGCTTCAACTTCTG GAACGACCATGTATGACACAGGGGAGCTTAAAGTGACAGTGACAACAAGCGAGATATCTCGTGAAGAAGAGGATGAGCCTGTTCGCAGGGAGAAGACTCAGTCAACAGAATCTGATGTTTCCACCGTCACAGCCTCCACATCACAGCCTCGGCCTTTGAGGAAATCTAAACCCTCGAAGCAGAATCGGAGACACAAGTCAAGCACCAAAACTATGAAGAAAAGAGATAAGAAGAAACAAGCAAGAGGGATCAAGAGTTCACGTTAG